A region of Panicum virgatum strain AP13 chromosome 8N, P.virgatum_v5, whole genome shotgun sequence DNA encodes the following proteins:
- the LOC120686355 gene encoding uncharacterized protein LOC120686355 isoform X2, producing the protein MEVPREQIKEQVMIWVRDVRELSYDMEDIVDIFLVRVQGPEAPSKRSTKRFMKKMMDIVTKAATHHEIGQEIKDIKERVKEVAERRDRRLTLSALMRQGKN; encoded by the exons ATGGAGGTG ccaCGAGAGCAAATCAAAGAGCAGGTCATGATCTGGGTGCGTGACGTAAGGGAGCTGTCCTAcgacatggaagacatcgtcGACATCTTCCTGGTGCGCGTCCAGGGCCCTGAGGCCCCTAGCAAAAGGAGCACCAAGAGgttcatgaagaagatgatggataTTGTCACAAAGGCTGCAACTCATCATGAGATCGGACAAGAGATCAAGGACATCAAGGAGCGTGTCAAGGAGGTGGCCGAGCGACGTGACAG ACGGCTGACCTTATCGGCATTGATGAGGCAAGGGAAGAACTAA
- the LOC120686355 gene encoding disease resistance protein PIK6-NP-like isoform X1 — protein MEVPREQIKEQVMIWVRDVRELSYDMEDIVDIFLVRVQGPEAPSKRSTKRFMKKMMDIVTKAATHHEIGQEIKDIKERVKEVAERRDRYKVLILPKSLLTLA, from the exons ATGGAGGTG ccaCGAGAGCAAATCAAAGAGCAGGTCATGATCTGGGTGCGTGACGTAAGGGAGCTGTCCTAcgacatggaagacatcgtcGACATCTTCCTGGTGCGCGTCCAGGGCCCTGAGGCCCCTAGCAAAAGGAGCACCAAGAGgttcatgaagaagatgatggataTTGTCACAAAGGCTGCAACTCATCATGAGATCGGACAAGAGATCAAGGACATCAAGGAGCGTGTCAAGGAGGTGGCCGAGCGACGTGACAG ataCAAAGTATTAATCCTGCCAAAATCTTTGTTGACCCTCGCATAA